A single region of the Syntrophus gentianae genome encodes:
- a CDS encoding biotin--[acetyl-CoA-carboxylase] ligase, with protein sequence MVFQRAMNTKERLLQYLKEEQGQFVSGEKVSTRLAISRSAIWKQISRLKEEGYEIESSPRKGYALRRIPDCLLAGEIREGLNSRLIGQGPIFHFQETDNTNNQAKTLAYEGAPEGALVIAEGQSQGRGRRGRTWFSPSGQGIYATVILRPSLSLSEAPKLTLMTAVATAEALESRTGLPIRIKWPNDILVNGRKLAGILTEIGTEMDLLDFAVIGLGLNVNIPKESFPPDLRTPATSLLIEKGEPYPRIPLLQAWLEALDQTYTLFCRGNFDHILSRWKILTDIVGSRIAVDLSGRRYTGVVQEVDENGVLILKEPDGTLQRIFSGDVTLLMA encoded by the coding sequence GAACACCAAGGAACGGTTGCTCCAATACCTTAAAGAAGAACAGGGACAGTTCGTTTCCGGAGAGAAGGTCAGTACCCGGCTGGCGATTTCCCGCTCCGCCATCTGGAAACAGATCAGCAGGCTGAAAGAAGAGGGGTATGAGATTGAATCGTCCCCCCGAAAGGGGTATGCCCTGCGCAGAATCCCCGATTGCCTTCTGGCCGGAGAAATCCGGGAAGGTCTCAATTCCCGCCTGATCGGTCAGGGGCCGATCTTTCATTTCCAGGAAACGGACAACACCAACAACCAGGCCAAGACGCTGGCTTACGAAGGCGCACCGGAGGGCGCCCTGGTAATCGCCGAAGGGCAGTCCCAGGGAAGGGGCCGCCGTGGGAGAACCTGGTTTTCACCGTCCGGTCAGGGAATTTACGCAACCGTTATCCTCCGCCCCTCTCTTTCTCTCAGTGAAGCCCCGAAGTTGACGCTTATGACGGCCGTGGCGACCGCCGAGGCCCTGGAGAGTCGGACCGGTTTGCCCATCCGCATCAAATGGCCCAACGATATTCTCGTGAATGGCCGGAAACTGGCCGGAATCCTCACGGAAATCGGAACGGAGATGGACTTGCTGGATTTTGCCGTTATCGGTTTGGGGTTGAATGTCAATATCCCCAAGGAATCCTTTCCTCCCGACCTCCGGACGCCGGCAACGTCCCTTCTCATCGAGAAAGGGGAGCCCTATCCCCGGATTCCTCTTCTTCAGGCCTGGCTGGAGGCGCTGGATCAAACCTATACCCTTTTCTGTCGGGGGAATTTTGACCACATCCTTTCCCGCTGGAAGATCCTGACGGATATTGTGGGAAGTCGCATCGCCGTGGATCTATCGGGACGGCGTTATACCGGTGTGGTGCAGGAAGTGGATGAAAACGGGGTCCTGATTCTGAAAGAACCCGATGGGACGCTGCAGAGGATATTTTCCGGAGATGTCACCCTTCTGATGGCCTGA